In Raphanus sativus cultivar WK10039 unplaced genomic scaffold, ASM80110v3 Scaffold3117, whole genome shotgun sequence, a single window of DNA contains:
- the LOC130506325 gene encoding B3 domain-containing protein At3g11580-like, with amino-acid sequence MSVDNYSRDIYHNTVSMNHHQNDAVAYRESLFEKSLTPSDVGKLNRLVIPKQYAEKYLPLNNGGGDMTAEKGMLLSFEDESGKSWKFRYSYWNSSQSYVLTKGWSKYVKDKHLDAGDVVFFQRHRFDFHRLFIGWRRRGEASYPSAVSAVSQEVHVNTTAYWSGLTTPYRQVHTSTSSYPNIHQEYSQYGAVAETPTVVARSSRTVRLFGVNLECHGDVVEPPPCPDGYNGQHIYY; translated from the exons ATGTCAGTCGACAATTACTCAAGAGACATCTACCACAACACTGTCTCCATGAACCATCACCAAAACGACGCCGTAGCATATAGAGAGTCCTTGTTCGAGAAATCACTCACACCAAGCGACGTAGGAAAGCTAAACCGTTTAGTCATACCGAAACAATACGCCGAGAAATATCTCCCTCTCAATAATGGCGGCGGCGACATGACGGCTGAGAAAGGGATGCTTCTTAGCTTCGAGGACGAGTCAGGAAAGTCTTGGAAGTTCAGATACTCATACTGGAACAGTAGTCAAAGCTACGTCTTGACCAAAGGATGGAGCAAGTACGTCAAAGACAAGCACCTCGACGCTGGGGATGTTGTTTTCTTCCAACGGCACCGTTTTGATTTCCATAGACTGTTCATTGGCTGGCGGAGACGGGGCGAGGCTTCTTATCCTTCGGCTGTCTCCGCCGTGTCTCAAGAGGTTCATGTTAACACAACGGCGTACTGGAGCGGCCTGACTACACCTTATCGTCAAGTACACACGTCAACTAGTTCTTACCCTAATATTCACCAAGAATATTCACAATATG GCGCCGTCGCTGAGACACCGACGGTGGTTGCAAGGAGCTCGAGAACGGTGAGGCTATTCGGAGTTAACCTCGAATGTCACGGTGACGTTGTTGAGCCACCACCGTGTCCCGATGGCTACAACGGCCAACACATTTACTATTAG